Below is a window of Gammaproteobacteria bacterium DNA.
AATCGCCCCTACGTAATCCCAACAAACTGTTAACGCAGTTCTGTCGGCCCTAACCCCACAATTTTCGCAAACGTAGCCGCCATCGACATGCCGAGACCATGGGTAAACTTCTCAAAGGGATCAGGTGTACGCGTGTAATCGACTATTTTCTCCTCGCCGATAATCTCCCGCGCCACGTAACTGGCACTACCCAAACCATCCACCAGGCCTAATTCGATACCCTGCTCGCCCGTCCAGACCAAGCCCGTAAATAATTCATCGCCACCCTTCAGGCGATCACCACGGCCTTCTTTCACCGTTTTGATGAATTGCGCATGGATATTGGTCAACATCCCTTTCACATGCTGCACATCCTTATCCTTCATCGGTGAAAATGGATCCATGAATCCTTTGCTTTCGCCCGCAGTCAACAGACGACGTTCAACACCCAGTTTGTTCATGGTCTCGACAAAACCAAAGGTGCTCATCAACACACCAATCGAACCTACCATGCTGGCCTTGTCCGCATAAATTTCATCAGCAGCCACGGCAATGTAATAGCCACCCGACGCGCA
It encodes the following:
- a CDS encoding S49 family peptidase, which translates into the protein MTEEQKPTSQDPWTNNPQVSETTPAEKNNVEPDKNRDWEREVLSKLAMAAVTEQRRARRWGIFFKSVMALYLVVILFALLSSGDGNLSVGKHTALIDLNGVIASDSEASADNIIPSLRDAFENKNTVGVILRINSPGGSPVQAGYINDEIKRLRKEYPKTPIYAVISDVCASGGYYIAVAADEIYADKASMVGSIGVLMSTFGFVETMNKLGVERRLLTAGESKGFMDPFSPMKDKDVQHVKGMLTNIHAQFIKTVKEGRGDRLKGGDELFTGLVWTGEQGIELGLVDGLGSASYVAREIIGEEKIVDYTRTPDPFEKFTHGLGMSMAATFAKIVGLGPTELR